The following coding sequences lie in one Klebsiella huaxiensis genomic window:
- a CDS encoding MFS transporter, producing MPLALLALTIGAFAIGTTEFVIVGLVPAIAEQLSISLPSAGLLVSIYALGVAIGAPVLTALTGRMPRKQLLLALMVLFTAGNLLAWQAPGYETLVLARLLTGLAHGVFFSIGSTIATSLVPKEKAASAIAIMFGGLTVALVTGVPLGTFIGQHFGWRETFLAVSILGAIALISSLILVPNNIPGRVSASLRNQLKVLTHPRLLIIYAITALGYGGVFTAFTFLAPMMQDLAGFSPSAVSWILLGYGVSVAIGNVWGGKLADKHGAVVALKFIFAALVVLLLVFQFTASIHYAALATILVMGIFAFGNVPGLQVYVVQKAEQYTPDAVDVASGLNIAAFNIGIALGSVIGGQTVEHYGLAQTPWIGALIVLVALLLVVISGRLDKPQRCATGLSVEG from the coding sequence ATGCCACTGGCGCTACTTGCCTTGACGATCGGTGCCTTTGCTATCGGCACGACTGAATTTGTAATTGTAGGTCTGGTACCTGCAATTGCTGAACAGCTGTCTATCTCATTGCCCTCTGCGGGTTTGTTGGTTTCTATCTACGCGTTAGGCGTAGCAATTGGGGCCCCGGTACTCACCGCATTGACCGGTCGTATGCCGCGTAAGCAGCTACTATTGGCATTGATGGTACTGTTCACCGCTGGTAATCTTTTGGCCTGGCAGGCGCCTGGCTATGAAACTCTCGTTCTGGCCCGCCTTTTGACAGGCCTGGCACACGGCGTATTCTTCTCGATAGGTTCGACAATTGCTACCAGCCTGGTGCCAAAAGAGAAAGCTGCTTCGGCGATTGCAATTATGTTTGGTGGTCTGACAGTTGCGTTGGTGACCGGTGTTCCGCTAGGCACTTTTATTGGCCAACATTTTGGCTGGCGTGAGACATTCCTGGCGGTATCGATCCTTGGAGCGATCGCGTTAATTAGCAGCCTGATTCTGGTACCGAATAATATCCCTGGCCGCGTCAGCGCTAGCCTGCGTAATCAACTTAAGGTCCTGACTCATCCACGTTTACTAATTATTTATGCTATTACTGCACTTGGTTATGGTGGCGTTTTTACCGCTTTTACCTTCCTGGCACCGATGATGCAAGATCTGGCCGGTTTTAGCCCATCAGCAGTGAGTTGGATTTTATTGGGGTATGGTGTTTCGGTCGCAATTGGTAACGTGTGGGGCGGTAAACTGGCAGATAAACATGGCGCCGTTGTAGCACTGAAGTTTATCTTTGCTGCACTGGTTGTTCTGCTGTTGGTATTTCAGTTCACGGCAAGTATTCACTATGCCGCGTTAGCGACGATACTGGTGATGGGTATTTTTGCTTTCGGTAATGTCCCTGGCCTACAGGTGTACGTAGTCCAAAAAGCGGAGCAATATACTCCCGATGCGGTCGATGTCGCCTCCGGCTTGAACATTGCAGCGTTTAATATTGGTATTGCGTTAGGTTCCGTGATTGGTGGACAGACGGTGGAACATTATGGTTTGGCTCAGACGCCATGGATTGGCGCGCTGATTGTGCTGGTTGCGTTGTTATTGGTGGTTATTAGCGGTCGGCTCGATAAGCCTCAGCGCTGTGCTACGGGCCTTTCCGTAGAAGGATAA
- the yafC gene encoding DNA-binding transcriptional regulator YafC translates to MRATSEEIAIFVAVVESGSFSRAAEQLGQANSAVSRAVKKLESKLGVSLLNRTTRQLSLTEEGERYFRRVQVVLQEMAAAENELLESRTTPRGLLRVDAATPVMLHFLMPLIKPFRKRYPEMSLALVSSETFINLIERKVDVAIRAGTLTDSSLRARPLFNSYRKIIASPEYLACFGTPHNVADLKNHQCLGFSEPLSLNTWPVSCCDGQLLEVECEISSNSGETLKQLCLAGNGIACLSDYMVDKEIASGEFVELLADKRLPVEMPFSAVYYSDRAVSTRIRAFIDFLSEHVKQLPKEL, encoded by the coding sequence ATGAGAGCTACCTCAGAAGAAATCGCCATCTTTGTCGCCGTAGTAGAGAGTGGCAGCTTCAGTCGCGCTGCTGAACAGTTAGGGCAAGCCAACTCTGCCGTAAGTCGGGCAGTGAAAAAACTGGAGTCAAAACTCGGTGTTAGCCTGCTTAACCGCACCACTCGTCAGCTAAGTTTGACCGAAGAGGGGGAGCGTTATTTTCGCCGTGTACAGGTGGTGCTTCAGGAAATGGCAGCGGCTGAGAATGAGCTTCTGGAAAGTCGGACGACGCCAAGAGGATTATTACGTGTTGATGCCGCAACACCAGTGATGCTGCATTTTCTGATGCCCTTGATAAAACCTTTTCGCAAACGCTATCCGGAGATGAGTCTTGCTTTGGTCTCCTCAGAAACGTTTATAAATCTGATTGAGCGTAAAGTTGATGTTGCCATCCGCGCGGGTACCCTGACTGATTCCAGTTTGCGCGCCAGACCGTTGTTTAATAGCTACCGCAAAATTATCGCCTCACCGGAGTATCTTGCTTGTTTCGGTACACCGCACAACGTAGCCGATTTAAAAAATCACCAGTGCCTGGGTTTTAGCGAACCCTTGTCATTGAATACATGGCCCGTTTCCTGCTGTGATGGCCAACTGTTGGAGGTTGAATGTGAAATATCGTCTAACAGTGGAGAAACACTCAAACAACTTTGCCTAGCAGGTAATGGCATCGCTTGCCTGTCGGATTATATGGTGGATAAAGAGATTGCCAGCGGGGAGTTTGTTGAATTGCTTGCCGACAAACGCCTGCCGGTCGAGATGCCATTCAGCGCGGTGTACTACAGCGACAGGGCCGTAAGCACGCGCATCAGGGCATTTATTGATTTTCTTAGTGAGCACGTCAAACAGCTCCCGAAGGAGCTGTAA
- the gloB gene encoding hydroxyacylglutathione hydrolase yields the protein MNLISIPAFQDNYIWVLAEDSGRCLIVDPGEAAPVLAAIEQNHWQPEAILLTHHHRDHVGGVKQLREKFPAVVVYGPAETLDKGTTHLVADGDSISVLERECSIFATPGHTLGHICFFMKPYLFCGDTMFSGGCGRLFEGTPEQMYQSFMKISALPDETLICCAHEYTLANMKFALSILPLDRDINDYYHKVNELRAKKQNTLPIILKNERRINLFLRTDDNDLIKEISKETNLQHSIERFAWLRSKKDVF from the coding sequence ATGAATCTTATCAGTATTCCCGCATTTCAGGACAACTACATCTGGGTTCTTGCTGAGGATAGTGGACGCTGTCTGATAGTCGATCCTGGTGAAGCGGCACCCGTGTTGGCCGCAATAGAACAGAACCACTGGCAACCAGAAGCCATTCTATTGACTCACCACCACCGCGATCACGTTGGTGGAGTAAAACAACTTCGCGAGAAATTTCCTGCAGTCGTGGTTTACGGGCCGGCAGAAACCCTGGATAAGGGAACCACTCACCTTGTGGCTGATGGCGATAGCATCTCCGTTTTAGAGCGTGAGTGTTCTATTTTCGCCACTCCAGGTCACACTTTAGGACACATCTGTTTCTTCATGAAACCTTATCTATTCTGCGGTGACACTATGTTTTCAGGTGGCTGCGGTAGGTTATTTGAAGGCACCCCAGAGCAGATGTATCAATCATTTATGAAGATCAGCGCTCTTCCCGATGAAACGTTAATATGTTGCGCACATGAGTACACTTTAGCAAACATGAAGTTTGCATTAAGCATCCTGCCCCTGGATAGGGATATAAATGATTACTACCACAAAGTTAATGAGTTACGTGCAAAAAAACAAAATACACTACCCATAATTCTGAAAAATGAGCGTCGTATAAATTTATTTTTACGCACAGATGACAATGATTTAATTAAAGAAATTTCCAAAGAAACAAATTTGCAACACTCTATTGAGAGATTTGCATGGTTAAGGTCAAAGAAAGACGTCTTCTGA
- the eamB gene encoding cysteine/O-acetylserine transporter, with protein MTPALISAFLTYTLITALTPGPNNILALSSVASHGLRKSMFVLAGMSAGFIITMLICAGLTYSLVMLDEGLSRTLSWIGAAYILWLAWQIAKSKPAGNDISGKPVSFWMSLGLQFVNVKIILYGITALSTFVLPVTRDPVWLVSVSLLLAVIGTFGNVCWALTGHLFQRLFLHYGRQVNFFLALLLVYCAARILFKI; from the coding sequence GTGACCCCAGCCCTGATAAGCGCATTTTTAACCTACACCTTGATAACCGCATTGACCCCCGGGCCGAATAACATTCTTGCGCTGAGCAGCGTAGCTTCACATGGGTTGCGCAAAAGCATGTTCGTGCTGGCCGGGATGAGCGCGGGGTTTATTATTACGATGCTGATTTGCGCTGGCCTGACGTATTCGCTAGTTATGCTTGATGAGGGATTATCCCGGACACTGAGTTGGATTGGTGCTGCCTATATTCTTTGGTTAGCGTGGCAAATAGCGAAGAGTAAACCTGCTGGTAATGACATCAGTGGCAAACCGGTAAGTTTTTGGATGAGCTTGGGCCTACAGTTTGTGAATGTTAAAATTATCCTTTATGGGATTACGGCACTGTCGACCTTTGTACTGCCGGTGACGCGTGATCCTGTTTGGCTGGTGAGCGTGAGTTTGCTTCTTGCGGTAATTGGGACTTTCGGCAACGTGTGTTGGGCGCTGACCGGGCATCTGTTTCAGCGCTTATTCCTGCATTATGGGCGTCAGGTAAACTTCTTTTTAGCTTTGTTACTGGTCTACTGCGCAGCAAGGATCTTGTTTAAAATATAG
- a CDS encoding endonuclease/exonuclease/phosphatase family protein — MRKNTYAMRYVAGQPAERILPPGSFAGITPAFPSGVPLSSDEKIRVLVWNIFKQQRAEWKSVLNNFGKDAHLVLLQEAQTTPELVKFATSNYLAADQVPALVLPQHPSGVMTLASAHPIYCCPLREREPILRLAKSALVTVYPLPDSRLLMVVNIHAVNFSLGVDVYSKQLLPIGDQIAHHSGPVIMAGDFNAWSRPRMNALYRFAREMSLREVRFSDDQRRRAFGRPLDFVFYRGLSVHDASVLVTRASDHNPLLVEFSPGKPD; from the coding sequence TTGCGAAAGAATACCTATGCCATGCGCTATGTCGCCGGACAACCCGCGGAGAGAATTTTACCTCCGGGGTCGTTTGCAGGCATTACTCCGGCTTTCCCTTCCGGGGTGCCGTTAAGCTCGGATGAAAAAATCCGCGTGCTGGTGTGGAATATCTTCAAACAGCAGCGCGCCGAGTGGAAATCCGTTCTTAATAATTTCGGCAAAGATGCCCACTTGGTGCTGTTACAGGAAGCGCAAACCACGCCTGAGTTAGTAAAATTTGCTACGTCCAATTATCTGGCCGCTGATCAGGTGCCGGCGCTGGTACTGCCTCAGCATCCTTCTGGCGTGATGACGTTAGCCTCTGCTCATCCGATATACTGCTGCCCTCTGCGTGAACGCGAGCCGATCCTGCGGTTGGCGAAGTCAGCGCTGGTTACAGTTTATCCGTTACCAGATTCCCGTTTGCTGATGGTAGTGAATATTCACGCGGTCAACTTCAGCCTTGGCGTCGATGTCTACAGCAAGCAGCTGTTGCCGATAGGCGATCAGATAGCCCATCACAGCGGACCGGTGATTATGGCGGGTGATTTCAACGCCTGGAGCCGTCCGCGAATGAACGCTTTGTACCGCTTTGCGCGAGAAATGTCGCTGCGTGAAGTCCGTTTCTCTGACGATCAGCGACGTCGCGCTTTTGGTCGTCCGCTTGATTTTGTGTTCTATCGAGGCTTAAGCGTACACGACGCTTCCGTATTGGTGACACGCGCCTCCGACCACAACCCTCTACTAGTTGAATTCAGTCCCGGCAAGCCTGATTAA
- a CDS encoding amidohydrolase, which yields MPGLKITLLQQPLVWMDGPANLRHFDRQLEGITGRDVIVLPEMFTTGFAMEAAKQSLAQEDVIAWMEAKAAQTNALIAGSAALQTERGPVNRFLLVEPDGKTHFYDKRHLFRMADEHHHYEAGNDRVIFEWRGWRILPLVCYDLRFPVWSRNHNDYDLALYVANWPAPRSTHWQALLVARAIENQAYVAGCNRVGTDGNGHHYRGDSRIITPQGEIIATAEPHQATRLDAELSLTALKEYREKFPAWQDADPFTLN from the coding sequence GTGCCCGGACTGAAAATTACCCTTTTACAACAACCGCTGGTGTGGATGGACGGTCCCGCCAACTTGCGCCATTTCGATCGTCAACTGGAAGGAATTACCGGGCGTGATGTGATTGTTCTACCGGAAATGTTCACTACCGGTTTCGCGATGGAGGCGGCAAAGCAGTCGCTAGCGCAAGAGGATGTTATTGCCTGGATGGAAGCGAAGGCCGCGCAAACCAACGCGCTAATCGCAGGCAGTGCAGCACTGCAAACGGAGCGCGGGCCCGTTAACCGCTTTCTGTTGGTTGAGCCTGATGGTAAAACGCATTTTTATGATAAACGACACCTGTTTCGCATGGCGGATGAGCATCATCATTATGAGGCGGGTAACGATCGCGTGATTTTTGAATGGCGCGGCTGGAGAATTCTGCCGCTGGTATGCTACGACTTGCGCTTCCCGGTGTGGTCACGTAACCATAATGACTATGATTTAGCACTTTACGTTGCCAACTGGCCCGCACCGCGCTCCACCCACTGGCAGGCATTGCTGGTCGCCCGAGCAATTGAAAACCAGGCCTACGTCGCCGGTTGTAACCGCGTAGGTACCGACGGCAACGGCCATCACTATCGGGGAGACAGCCGGATTATCACTCCACAAGGAGAGATAATCGCCACCGCCGAACCGCATCAGGCTACGCGCCTGGATGCTGAACTGTCATTAACAGCGCTTAAAGAGTACCGCGAAAAGTTTCCGGCCTGGCAGGATGCGGACCCTTTCACACTCAACTAA
- the mltD gene encoding murein transglycosylase D — translation MKARAILLVSVLLVGCQASKHDGTVQQHAQSLSAASQGEAGKFTSQARWLDDGTFYAQDQDLWASIGDELKMGIPENVRIREQKQKYLRNKSYLHDVTLRAEPYMYWIAGQVKKRNMPMELVLLPIVESAFDPHATSGANAAGIWQIIPSTGRNYGLKQTRSYDARRDIVASTTAALNMMQRLNKMFDGDWLLTVAAYNSGEGRVMKAIKANKSRGKPTDFWSLSLPQETKIYVPKMLALSDILKNSKQYGVKLPTADESRALARVRLDNPVEISQLADMAGMPVSKLKTFNAGVKGSTLGANGPNYVLVPQKHAAQLRESLASGDIAAVQPTQLADNRPLTSRSYKVRSGDTISGIASRLGVSTRDLQQWNGIRGSNLKVGQSLVIGAGSSAERLANNSDSITYRVRKGDSLSSIAKRHGVNIRDVMRWNNDTGNLKPGDQLTLFVKNSDRPES, via the coding sequence ATGAAGGCACGAGCGATTTTACTCGTCTCTGTCCTGCTGGTAGGGTGCCAGGCGTCTAAACACGATGGCACCGTTCAACAGCACGCACAGAGCCTTTCTGCAGCGAGTCAAGGGGAAGCAGGTAAGTTCACAAGTCAAGCGCGCTGGTTAGATGATGGAACCTTCTACGCGCAAGACCAGGATCTGTGGGCTTCCATTGGCGACGAGCTGAAGATGGGAATTCCGGAAAATGTCCGGATTCGCGAACAAAAACAGAAATATTTGAGAAATAAGAGCTATCTCCACGATGTAACTTTACGGGCAGAGCCGTATATGTACTGGATAGCCGGGCAAGTTAAGAAACGTAACATGCCTATGGAACTGGTATTACTACCCATAGTGGAGAGCGCTTTTGACCCGCATGCAACGTCTGGTGCCAATGCCGCAGGCATTTGGCAGATCATTCCGAGCACCGGGCGCAATTATGGTTTGAAGCAAACCCGCAGTTATGATGCGCGTCGTGATATCGTCGCCTCAACAACTGCGGCGCTGAATATGATGCAACGTCTGAACAAAATGTTCGACGGCGATTGGTTATTAACCGTCGCAGCATATAACAGCGGCGAAGGCCGGGTAATGAAGGCAATTAAAGCCAACAAATCACGTGGAAAACCCACTGATTTTTGGTCACTCTCATTACCTCAGGAAACCAAAATCTACGTACCTAAAATGCTGGCTTTGAGTGATATTCTCAAGAACAGCAAGCAGTATGGCGTAAAACTGCCAACAGCAGACGAAAGCCGAGCGCTGGCACGTGTACGCCTCGACAACCCGGTTGAGATTTCACAGCTAGCCGATATGGCAGGAATGCCGGTTAGTAAGCTGAAGACGTTCAACGCAGGTGTTAAGGGTTCAACCCTGGGCGCTAATGGGCCTAACTACGTATTGGTGCCGCAGAAACACGCAGCTCAATTGCGTGAGTCTTTGGCTTCCGGTGACATTGCTGCAGTGCAGCCGACTCAGCTTGCGGACAACAGACCGTTGACCAGTCGTAGTTACAAAGTGCGATCTGGAGATACTATCTCCGGTATAGCATCTCGACTCGGTGTATCAACGAGAGATCTGCAGCAATGGAATGGTATTCGCGGATCAAACCTGAAAGTGGGTCAGAGTCTCGTAATCGGTGCAGGTAGCAGTGCAGAGCGTCTGGCAAACAATAGCGATAGCATCACTTATCGCGTGCGCAAAGGCGACTCGCTATCGAGTATTGCAAAACGTCATGGCGTGAACATTCGCGATGTGATGCGCTGGAACAACGATACAGGCAACCTGAAACCTGGGGATCAGTTAACGCTGTTTGTGAAAAACAGCGACAGACCTGAATCCTGA
- a CDS encoding LysR family transcriptional regulator: protein MDLRRFVTLKTVVEEGSFLRASQKLCCTQSTVTFHIQQLEQELSIQLFEKIGRRMCLTTAGKNILPHIHELIKVMESIRHAARQDQEPSGELRVATGETLLAYKIPAVLQRFKLRAPKVRLSLQSLNCYSIRDALLDDDVDLGVFYRVGNDEALKIHHFGEQQLVLVASPEHTSLNFMRRDQHIPLSFIINEPQCIFRQIFESELRKRGITLENTIELWSIESIKQCVAGNLGVSYLPRFAVEQELREGKLVELPFSKKPLTINAVCGYHASKVVSPAMQVFVECMEECLKA from the coding sequence ATGGACTTACGTCGCTTTGTCACGCTCAAAACGGTTGTTGAAGAGGGCTCCTTTTTACGCGCTTCGCAGAAACTATGCTGTACGCAATCAACAGTGACATTTCACATTCAACAACTTGAGCAAGAGCTGTCTATCCAGCTTTTTGAAAAAATCGGCCGCCGGATGTGCCTGACTACAGCCGGGAAAAATATTCTTCCCCACATCCACGAGCTGATAAAAGTGATGGAGTCCATTCGCCATGCCGCCAGGCAGGATCAGGAGCCGAGTGGAGAGCTCCGTGTTGCCACCGGGGAAACGCTGCTGGCATATAAAATCCCCGCCGTTTTACAACGCTTTAAGCTACGGGCGCCAAAGGTTCGTTTATCTTTGCAATCGTTAAATTGCTATTCGATTCGCGATGCCCTGCTGGATGATGATGTTGATCTCGGAGTGTTTTACCGCGTCGGTAATGATGAAGCATTGAAAATTCACCACTTTGGCGAGCAGCAACTGGTACTGGTCGCTTCGCCGGAACACACTTCGCTTAACTTTATGCGCCGGGACCAACACATTCCACTGAGTTTTATCATCAATGAACCACAGTGCATTTTCCGACAAATATTTGAAAGCGAGCTGCGCAAGCGCGGCATTACCCTGGAAAATACGATTGAGCTATGGAGTATCGAAAGTATCAAGCAATGCGTGGCGGGTAATCTCGGCGTAAGCTACCTGCCGCGATTTGCCGTAGAACAAGAATTACGTGAAGGTAAACTGGTGGAACTGCCTTTCAGTAAAAAACCGCTGACTATTAATGCGGTTTGCGGGTATCACGCCAGCAAAGTTGTCAGCCCGGCGATGCAGGTCTTTGTCGAGTGTATGGAGGAGTGCCTGAAGGCCTGA
- a CDS encoding class I SAM-dependent methyltransferase, which produces MKPARIPHTVAAPEHWSSMPWGEYYRESLERQMKPWLAKLYGFHLLKIGNLSAEINTESCAISHQVNVSLQGNPIQVKADPLYLPFAEKSVDACLLAHTLPWCSDPHRLLREADRVLIDDGWIILTSFNPMSLMGLRKLVPVLRNKPPYNSRMFTLTRQLDWLALLNFEVLHCGRYQVLPWSRHGGKMLSTHLPALGCLQLIIARKRTIPLTLNPMKSGKAKNRIRQAVGATRQWRKGQN; this is translated from the coding sequence ATGAAGCCGGCAAGGATACCTCATACAGTGGCAGCGCCCGAGCATTGGTCCAGCATGCCATGGGGTGAATACTATCGCGAATCACTAGAACGCCAGATGAAACCGTGGCTGGCTAAATTATATGGTTTTCATTTACTTAAAATTGGCAATCTGAGCGCGGAAATCAATACCGAATCCTGCGCTATTTCTCATCAGGTGAATGTTTCTTTGCAGGGTAACCCGATACAGGTGAAAGCCGATCCATTGTATTTACCTTTTGCCGAGAAATCAGTTGATGCCTGTTTACTGGCTCATACTTTACCGTGGTGTAGCGATCCGCACCGCCTGCTGCGGGAGGCGGACAGGGTGCTGATTGATGATGGCTGGATTATTTTAACCAGTTTTAATCCAATGAGTCTGATGGGGTTACGTAAACTAGTACCCGTGTTACGCAATAAGCCCCCGTATAACAGCCGGATGTTTACGTTAACGCGCCAGCTAGATTGGCTGGCGTTGCTGAACTTTGAAGTGCTCCACTGTGGTCGCTATCAGGTGCTACCCTGGTCCCGTCATGGGGGGAAAATGCTTAGTACGCATTTGCCCGCTCTGGGCTGCTTACAGCTAATTATTGCTCGCAAACGCACCATACCCTTGACGCTAAACCCGATGAAATCGGGTAAAGCAAAAAACCGGATACGGCAGGCAGTCGGAGCCACACGACAGTGGCGCAAAGGGCAGAATTAA
- the dnaQ gene encoding DNA polymerase III subunit epsilon encodes MSTAITRQIVLDTETTGMNQLGVHYEGHKIIEIGAVEVINRRLTGNNFHVYLKPDRLVDPEAFGVHGIADEFLMDKPVFADVADEFMDYIRGAELVIHNASFDIGFMDYEFGKLKRGIPKTDTFCKVTDSLALARKMFPGKRNSLDALCSRYEIDNSKRTLHGALLDAQILADVYLMMTGGQTTMAFSMEGESQQQAGEMGIQRVVRAVSKLRVVYASDEELMNHESRLDLVQKKGGSCLWRA; translated from the coding sequence ATGAGCACTGCAATTACACGACAGATTGTTCTCGATACTGAAACCACCGGTATGAACCAACTCGGGGTTCATTATGAAGGGCACAAGATAATCGAGATCGGCGCGGTGGAGGTGATTAACCGCCGCCTGACCGGGAATAACTTCCACGTCTATTTAAAACCAGATCGGCTGGTGGATCCTGAAGCATTTGGTGTTCACGGTATTGCTGATGAATTCCTGATGGATAAGCCGGTGTTTGCTGATGTTGCTGATGAGTTTATGGATTACATCCGTGGTGCGGAACTGGTCATACATAACGCATCGTTCGATATCGGCTTTATGGACTATGAGTTTGGCAAGCTTAAGCGTGGAATTCCGAAAACCGATACGTTTTGTAAGGTCACCGATAGTCTGGCCCTGGCGCGTAAAATGTTTCCGGGCAAGCGTAATAGCCTTGATGCACTTTGCTCACGTTATGAAATAGACAACAGTAAGCGAACGCTGCACGGGGCGTTGCTCGATGCCCAGATTCTGGCCGACGTTTATCTGATGATGACCGGCGGGCAGACTACAATGGCTTTCTCAATGGAAGGAGAAAGTCAGCAGCAGGCTGGTGAAATGGGAATACAGCGCGTAGTCCGGGCCGTAAGCAAATTACGTGTGGTTTATGCCTCGGACGAAGAGCTAATGAACCATGAATCGCGGCTCGATCTGGTACAAAAGAAAGGTGGAAGCTGCCTGTGGCGGGCCTGA
- the rnhA gene encoding ribonuclease HI — MLKQVEIFTDGSCLGNPGPGGYGAILRYRGKEKTFSEGFNLTTNNRMEMMAAIVALEALKEQCEVILSTDSQYVRQGITQWIHNWKKRGWKTADKKPVKNVDLWQRLDTALGQHKIKWEWVKGHAGHPENERCDELARTAASNPTQDDTGYKAES, encoded by the coding sequence ATGCTCAAACAGGTAGAAATTTTCACCGATGGCTCTTGTCTGGGAAATCCAGGCCCAGGCGGTTACGGTGCAATTTTACGCTATCGGGGGAAAGAGAAAACCTTTAGCGAAGGTTTTAATCTTACGACTAATAACCGCATGGAGATGATGGCTGCAATCGTCGCTCTGGAAGCGCTGAAAGAACAGTGTGAAGTGATTCTCAGCACCGACAGCCAGTATGTTCGCCAGGGGATTACTCAGTGGATCCATAACTGGAAAAAACGCGGATGGAAAACCGCGGACAAAAAACCAGTCAAAAACGTCGATCTCTGGCAACGACTGGACACAGCGCTGGGCCAACACAAGATAAAATGGGAATGGGTCAAAGGCCATGCCGGCCATCCGGAAAATGAACGCTGCGACGAACTGGCACGTACAGCAGCCTCTAACCCCACCCAGGACGATACCGGTTATAAGGCAGAAAGTTAA
- a CDS encoding class I SAM-dependent methyltransferase: MTTRSHHDNVEKQFGSQASAYLTSAVHASGRDLQRLAERLADFPQAHVLDMGCGAGHASFAAAGQVAQVVAYDLSSQMLEVVAQAASDKGFVNIATQQGYAESLPFADASFDVVISRYSAHHWHDVGQALREVKRVLKPGGAVIIMDVMSPGHPVRDVWLQTVEALRDTSHVRNYSSGEWLAMANEAGLVTNNLLTDRLPLEFSSWVARMRTPAPLVEAIRLYQESASAEVKAYFALELDGSFTSDTIMFEAHKAI, from the coding sequence ATGACAACACGCTCTCATCACGACAATGTCGAAAAACAGTTTGGCTCGCAGGCTAGCGCTTATCTGACTAGTGCTGTACACGCATCTGGGCGCGATCTGCAACGTCTGGCAGAAAGGTTAGCCGATTTTCCGCAGGCCCACGTGCTGGACATGGGATGTGGCGCCGGTCATGCCAGTTTTGCAGCTGCAGGACAGGTTGCACAGGTAGTGGCGTATGATTTATCCAGCCAGATGCTGGAGGTTGTCGCTCAGGCCGCTTCGGATAAAGGGTTTGTTAATATTGCGACTCAGCAGGGTTATGCCGAATCACTGCCTTTCGCTGATGCCAGTTTTGATGTGGTGATTAGCCGCTATTCTGCACATCATTGGCATGATGTCGGTCAGGCATTACGCGAAGTCAAGCGGGTGCTGAAACCGGGAGGCGCCGTAATTATCATGGACGTCATGTCGCCAGGGCATCCGGTTCGTGATGTTTGGCTGCAGACCGTTGAGGCTTTGCGCGATACTTCTCATGTTCGCAATTACTCAAGCGGTGAATGGCTGGCAATGGCGAATGAGGCGGGATTAGTGACGAATAATTTGCTGACCGATCGCTTGCCGCTGGAATTCAGCTCATGGGTTGCCCGGATGCGGACGCCAGCGCCTTTGGTGGAGGCTATTCGCCTGTATCAGGAGAGCGCATCGGCAGAGGTTAAGGCTTACTTTGCACTGGAGCTGGATGGATCTTTTACCAGCGATACAATTATGTTTGAGGCACATAAAGCGATCTAG